A single Cannabis sativa cultivar Pink pepper isolate KNU-18-1 chromosome 7, ASM2916894v1, whole genome shotgun sequence DNA region contains:
- the LOC115697421 gene encoding zinc finger CCCH domain-containing protein 40, with protein MAHRLLRDVEADGWERSDFPIICESCLGDNPYVRMTKANYDKECKICTRPFTVFRWRPGRDARFKKSEICQTCSKVKNVCQVCLLDLEYGLPVQVRDTALSINSNEAIPKSDVNREFFAEEHDRKARAGLDYESSYGKVRANDTILKLQRTTPYYKRNRAHVCSFYIRGECTRGAECPYRHEMPITGELSQQNIKDRYYGVNDPVAQKLLNKAGEMPSLEPPQDESIRTLYVGGLDARVTEQDLRDNFYAHGEIESVRMVLQRACAFVTYTTREGAEKAADELSNKLVIKGLRLKLMWGRPQAPKPENDASDEARQQAAVAHSGLLPRAVISQQQFQSQDQTAPMYYNIPPPSQPERNFYPSMDPQRMGAVVSSQEGGPSGSSGSGENKSQEKAPQHGQHFAYHPRPPQHGQYPQQYYPPYGGYMHPPPPSGPPPPPYQQYPAPPHHSAMPPRQPPPPGNQQQYQHSAASASAPAGSVASGSNPPGSSVSAPPPTSSSEQ; from the exons ATGGCTCACAGGTTGCTTCGAGATGTTGAGGCCGATGGTTGGGAACGATCGGATTTCCCCATAATCTGCGAGTCATGTCTCGGTGATAATCCTTACGTTCGTATG ACAAAAGCAAATTATGACAAGGAGTGCAAGATTTGTACACGACCGTTCACAGTTTTCAGATGGAGACCGGGTCGGGATGCAAGATTTAAGAAATCAGAGATTTGCCAGACTTGCAGTAAAGTGAAAAACGTTTGTCAAGTTTGCCTTTTGGATTTGGAGTACGGTTTACCAGTTCAAGTTCGAGATACTGCACTTTCTATTAATTCTAATGAGGCCATTCCCAAGAGTGATGTAAATAGAGAGTTTTTTGCTGAAGAGCACGATCGCAAG GCTAGAGCTGGTTTAGATTATGAATCTTCTTATGGGAAGGTGCGAGCAAATGACACtattttgaagcttcaaagaaCAACACCTTATTACAAGAGGAATCGAGCCCATGTCTGCAGTTTCTACATTCGTGGTGAATGCACTAGGGGTGCTGAGTGTCCTTACAGGCACGAGATGCCGATAACTGGGGAGCTGTCGCAGCAAAATATAAAAGATCGATACTATGG AGTCAATGATCCTGTAGCACAGAAGCTTCTCAACAAGGCTGGAGAGATGCCGTCTTTGGAACCACCACAGGATGAGAGCATCAGAACTCTCTATGTGGGCGGGCTTGATGCAAGAGTCACTGAGCAGGATTTAAGAGACAACTTTTATGCTCATGGGGAGATCGAATCCGTTCGGATGGTACTACAACGAGCATGTGCCTTTGTGACCTACACAACTAGAGAAGGCGCAGAGAAGGCTGCTGATGAGCTCTCTAACAAACTGGTAATTAAGGGTTTGAGGTTGAAGCTTATGTGGGGTAGGCCACAAGCACCCAAACCAGAGAACGATGCCTCCGACGAAGCAAGACAACAGGCAGCAGTAGCTCACAGCGGGTTATTACCTCGAGCTGTGATATCACAACAGCAGTTTCAATCTCAAGACCAAACTGCACCAATGTACTACAACATCCCTCCCCCTTCTCAGCCAGAGCGAAACTTTTATCCATCAATGGACCCTCAGAGAATGGGTGCTGTTGTTTCCTCTCAAGAGGGTGGTCCTAGTGGATCCTCAGGTTCAGGTGAAAACAAATCACAAGAAAAGGCGCCGCAACATGGGCAACATTTTGCTTACCATCCTAGGCCTCCGCAACACGGTCAGTATCCTCAGCAATATTATCCACCATATGGTGGGTATATGCATCCACCACCACCGTCAGGTCCACCGCCACCACCGTATCAGCAGTACCCTGCACCACCTCATCATTCCGCAATGCCACCACGACAACCCCCTCCTCCAGGGAACCAGCAGCAGTATCAGCATTCTGCCGCTTCAGCCTCTGCTCCAGCAGGATCTGTAGCGTCGGGTTCCAACCCTCCAGGGTCATCTGTTAGTGCTCCTCCTCCGACATCATCATCTGAGCAATAA